A single window of Catenulispora sp. MAP5-51 DNA harbors:
- a CDS encoding branched-chain amino acid transporter permease yields the protein MNSAHVLASIAVISAVTIALRAAPFLVLNRFNDTPVLRVLGTLMPPGVMTVLVVYSISSVHFSQASQAVPVVLGVGATAALHHWRRNPLLSILAGTAVYVLLLRLLGS from the coding sequence ATGAACAGCGCCCACGTCCTGGCCTCGATCGCCGTGATCTCGGCCGTGACGATCGCCCTGCGCGCCGCCCCGTTCCTCGTCCTCAACCGGTTCAACGACACCCCGGTGCTGCGCGTGCTCGGCACCTTGATGCCACCCGGCGTCATGACCGTGCTCGTGGTCTACAGCATCAGCTCCGTCCACTTCTCTCAAGCGTCCCAAGCCGTGCCTGTCGTGCTCGGCGTAGGGGCGACCGCAGCCCTCCACCACTGGAGGCGCAACCCGCTTCTCAGCATCCTGGCCGGCACGGCCGTCTACGTCCTGCTGCTCAGGCTGTTGGGTTCCTGA
- a CDS encoding AzlC family ABC transporter permease, whose product MRLEAIPVRLGEWRQDAREAVRDTVPIAMGYVPLGATYGLVLVNAGLAWYWATLSSLVIFAGAMQFLSVALLASGAPLAEVATTALLVNLRHIFYGLSFPLRRIEGPLRRLYGVFALTDETYSVVTARTGEELTGRRIHLIQVFSHGWWVLGSTLGAAASTALPGQVHGIEFALTALFVVLAMEQLYKGGNARSTGYGAVAAAVAWLAAPGQFLSVALGVLLAAAVGQWWLASRKPTEQEGGF is encoded by the coding sequence GTGCGACTCGAAGCCATTCCGGTACGCCTGGGAGAATGGCGCCAGGACGCTCGCGAGGCCGTGCGTGACACGGTGCCGATCGCGATGGGATATGTGCCGCTGGGTGCCACCTACGGCCTGGTCCTGGTGAACGCCGGACTGGCCTGGTACTGGGCGACGCTTTCCTCTCTCGTGATTTTCGCCGGCGCCATGCAGTTTCTCTCGGTGGCGTTGTTGGCCTCCGGCGCGCCATTGGCGGAAGTCGCCACGACCGCGCTCCTGGTCAATCTCCGGCACATCTTCTACGGGCTGTCATTCCCACTAAGGAGGATAGAAGGACCCTTACGCAGACTCTACGGAGTGTTCGCCCTCACCGACGAGACCTACTCGGTGGTGACGGCACGAACGGGAGAGGAACTGACAGGCAGACGGATCCATTTGATCCAGGTCTTCAGCCACGGCTGGTGGGTCCTGGGCAGCACGCTCGGCGCTGCCGCGTCGACGGCTCTGCCCGGACAGGTCCACGGGATCGAGTTCGCCCTCACGGCGCTGTTCGTCGTGCTGGCGATGGAACAGCTCTACAAGGGCGGAAACGCCAGGTCAACGGGTTACGGCGCCGTCGCCGCGGCCGTGGCGTGGCTCGCAGCTCCCGGGCAGTTCCTCTCGGTCGCCCTGGGCGTCCTGCTCGCCGCGGCCGTCGGTCAGTGGTGGCTGGCCTCGCGCAAACCAACGGAGCAGGAAGGAGGGTTCTGA
- a CDS encoding class I SAM-dependent methyltransferase — MTAQLAAPPRSRLADVVDDVLGHVGGEASPALEVGPGPEGRVTRLFAERGIRLTCLEPDERWAAALRARTRDHEHISVLSRRLEDWEPPAGQAGGFGIIYAGQSWHLVEPGVRLHRARRILRPGGVLAVSWKRVANVEDPLRRALVEMYRRHSLGRLAALTLDDPDRPGRDVVARAEIRAAADFTDHTVLSHRTSAVLTKADYLARLDAIPAYAGVPAKPRTELRAGLASVFNRFGTDLVLDYADEFFLARYTGPAGGQ, encoded by the coding sequence ATGACCGCCCAGCTCGCGGCGCCCCCGCGCAGCCGCCTGGCCGACGTCGTGGACGACGTTCTCGGCCACGTCGGCGGCGAGGCGTCCCCGGCGCTGGAGGTCGGCCCCGGACCGGAAGGCCGCGTGACACGGCTGTTCGCCGAGCGCGGGATCCGCCTGACCTGCCTGGAACCGGATGAGCGTTGGGCCGCCGCACTGCGCGCACGGACCCGCGATCACGAGCACATCAGTGTCCTGAGCCGACGCCTGGAGGACTGGGAGCCGCCGGCCGGCCAAGCGGGCGGCTTCGGGATCATCTACGCCGGCCAGTCCTGGCACCTGGTGGAGCCGGGCGTCCGGCTGCATCGGGCCCGGCGGATCCTGCGGCCCGGCGGCGTCCTGGCGGTGTCGTGGAAGCGCGTGGCCAACGTCGAGGACCCGCTGCGCCGAGCGCTGGTTGAGATGTACCGCCGGCACAGCCTGGGCCGGCTGGCCGCGCTCACTCTCGACGACCCCGACCGGCCCGGCCGCGACGTCGTCGCCCGGGCCGAGATCCGCGCGGCGGCGGACTTCACGGACCACACCGTGCTCAGCCATCGGACCTCCGCCGTCCTGACGAAGGCCGACTACCTCGCCCGGCTCGACGCCATACCCGCCTACGCGGGCGTCCCGGCGAAGCCCCGGACCGAGCTGCGGGCCGGACTGGCCTCGGTGTTCAACAGGTTCGGCACGGACCTGGTCCTGGACTACGCCGACGAGTTCTTCCTGGCCCGGTACACCGGCCCGGCCGGCGGACAGTGA
- a CDS encoding FAD-binding oxidoreductase, producing the protein MRTLMREPEVRDAQVRDAQVSGAGTASPWRDLRTRLDGELLLPGDPGYRRARQVFLARYDDVLPAAVVRCRTPHDVVTAVGAAVRVGLPVVPRSGGHSLAGFSTGTGVVVDLAPMNRMDFLPGRLVRVAAGTRAGRLNRFLTAAGRMVPVGTDTRVGVAGLTLGGGLGMAGRRFGYTCDHLVAADVVLADGRWVTCDRDRHPDLFWALRGGGGSFGVVTSLSFATRPALSLSGFRLRWPFAVAEAVVQGWQGWIRGLPEEFMTFLALRDDGAPGSGPTLELYGSALGTEPEAVTRAVAPLASVVGTPPTVEALWAMSFRDSIAFWDGTRDRHGWRATRSECFDTTVPAEALVDEFRGSRRLGQNRSVELIQLGGAYDAVPAPDSAFAHRGQSFTVKHSVEVAADAAAGEKELAQQWVDRSWESVRPYGSRAVYPNFADPDLADWAQEYYGANYQRLQEVKAAYDPTDLFRFPQSIRLPG; encoded by the coding sequence ATGCGAACCCTGATGCGCGAGCCGGAGGTCCGCGACGCGCAGGTCCGGGATGCGCAGGTAAGCGGCGCGGGCACCGCAAGCCCGTGGCGTGATCTGCGCACGCGTCTGGACGGCGAGCTCCTGCTCCCGGGCGATCCCGGATACCGCCGTGCGCGGCAGGTGTTCCTGGCCCGCTACGACGACGTCCTGCCGGCCGCGGTGGTGCGCTGCCGGACGCCGCACGACGTGGTGACGGCCGTGGGTGCGGCGGTCCGGGTCGGACTGCCGGTCGTCCCGCGGTCCGGCGGGCACAGCCTGGCCGGGTTCTCCACCGGGACGGGCGTCGTGGTGGATCTGGCGCCGATGAACCGGATGGACTTCCTGCCCGGACGCCTGGTGCGCGTGGCCGCCGGGACGCGGGCCGGCCGGCTGAACCGGTTCCTGACCGCAGCCGGCCGGATGGTGCCGGTCGGCACGGACACCCGGGTGGGGGTCGCCGGCCTGACCCTCGGCGGCGGGCTCGGCATGGCCGGCCGGCGGTTCGGATACACCTGCGACCACCTGGTCGCCGCCGATGTCGTGCTCGCCGACGGCCGCTGGGTGACCTGCGACCGGGACCGCCATCCCGATCTGTTCTGGGCTCTGCGGGGCGGCGGTGGCAGCTTCGGCGTGGTCACCTCGCTGTCGTTCGCGACCCGTCCGGCCCTGAGCCTGTCGGGGTTCCGGCTGCGATGGCCGTTCGCCGTCGCCGAAGCCGTGGTCCAGGGCTGGCAGGGATGGATCCGGGGGCTCCCGGAGGAGTTCATGACGTTTCTCGCGCTGCGCGACGACGGCGCACCGGGTTCCGGACCGACCCTCGAGCTCTACGGCAGTGCGCTGGGCACCGAGCCCGAGGCCGTGACGCGTGCCGTCGCCCCGTTGGCGTCGGTGGTGGGGACGCCGCCTACCGTCGAGGCACTGTGGGCGATGTCCTTCCGGGACTCGATCGCCTTCTGGGACGGGACGCGGGACCGGCACGGCTGGCGCGCGACCAGATCAGAGTGCTTCGACACCACCGTCCCGGCTGAGGCGCTTGTTGATGAGTTCCGCGGCTCTCGGCGCCTGGGACAGAACCGCAGCGTGGAACTGATCCAGCTCGGCGGCGCGTACGACGCGGTCCCGGCGCCGGATTCGGCCTTCGCGCATCGCGGCCAGTCGTTCACCGTCAAGCACTCCGTCGAAGTCGCCGCCGACGCGGCAGCGGGGGAGAAGGAGCTCGCGCAGCAGTGGGTGGACCGCTCGTGGGAGTCGGTGCGGCCCTACGGATCCCGCGCGGTCTATCCGAACTTCGCAGACCCCGACCTCGCCGACTGGGCCCAGGAGTACTACGGGGCGAACTACCAGCGGCTGCAAGAAGTCAAGGCGGCCTACGATCCCACGGACCTGTTCCGCTTCCCCCAGTCGATACGGCTGCCGGGATGA
- a CDS encoding radical SAM protein: MTSTAGDLRLVEGADAVWAIARGDKRARLPKSALDSGGALVPAVSSRLKDAGFYRPAETKPYAVTVLPATACNLGCGYCYQNLEQAEDGSPRPPRIPSFNLRGKQIERVVDFVGRQMAEHGHSSSTLLIFGGEPLLNPNGCVDLLTAFRRVNLVHGDMVTNGTLLSGPLAARLEAAGLKSLQITYDGGQEAHDTIRVARTGAGTFDTINTNVREAIAATDLHWSVRVNVSHKNAHTLVPLVEELAALYPPDRTDVYFSPVHDYGVGFSNELEYSQELAATFIEAGQVLLRSGFSLKYQAMGEDCAYCGVVGGKTGAVINADGRLYSCWTTTGQDGWQVGNIHSGFKPDADIADRWVSCESDIKSERSQEQRRRFHDIVDYALLESERARRLNPAPAEARELVAAP; encoded by the coding sequence ATGACTTCCACAGCCGGCGATCTCCGCCTCGTCGAGGGTGCCGACGCGGTCTGGGCGATCGCCCGGGGCGATAAGCGGGCCCGCCTGCCCAAATCCGCCCTGGACTCCGGCGGCGCGCTGGTGCCCGCCGTGAGCTCCCGCCTGAAGGACGCCGGCTTCTATCGGCCGGCCGAGACCAAGCCCTACGCCGTGACCGTGCTGCCGGCCACCGCCTGCAACCTCGGCTGCGGCTACTGTTATCAGAACCTTGAGCAGGCCGAGGACGGCTCGCCGCGGCCGCCGCGGATCCCCAGTTTCAACCTGCGCGGCAAGCAGATCGAGCGCGTCGTGGACTTCGTCGGCCGGCAGATGGCCGAGCACGGGCACTCCAGCTCGACGCTGCTGATCTTCGGCGGCGAGCCGCTGTTGAACCCGAACGGCTGTGTCGACCTGCTGACCGCCTTCCGGCGCGTCAACCTGGTCCACGGCGACATGGTGACCAACGGGACGCTGCTGAGCGGGCCGCTCGCCGCGCGCCTGGAGGCCGCCGGCCTGAAGTCGCTGCAGATCACCTACGACGGCGGCCAGGAGGCGCACGACACGATCCGGGTGGCCCGCACCGGCGCCGGGACGTTCGACACCATCAACACCAACGTCCGCGAAGCGATCGCGGCCACCGATCTGCACTGGTCGGTGCGCGTCAACGTCTCCCACAAGAACGCGCACACGCTGGTGCCGCTGGTCGAGGAGCTCGCCGCGCTCTACCCGCCGGACCGCACCGACGTCTACTTCAGCCCGGTCCACGACTACGGCGTGGGTTTCAGCAACGAGCTCGAGTACTCCCAGGAACTGGCCGCGACGTTCATCGAGGCCGGACAGGTCCTGCTCCGGTCCGGCTTCTCGCTCAAGTACCAGGCGATGGGAGAGGACTGCGCCTACTGCGGCGTGGTCGGAGGCAAGACCGGCGCGGTGATCAACGCCGACGGCCGGCTGTACAGCTGCTGGACCACCACCGGCCAGGACGGCTGGCAGGTCGGCAACATCCACAGCGGCTTCAAGCCCGACGCCGACATCGCCGACCGGTGGGTGAGCTGCGAGTCGGACATCAAGTCCGAGCGGTCGCAGGAGCAGCGGCGCCGTTTCCACGACATCGTGGACTACGCGCTGCTGGAGTCCGAGCGCGCCCGGCGGCTGAACCCGGCCCCGGCCGAAGCGCGCGAACTGGTCGCCGCGCCATGA
- a CDS encoding MalY/PatB family protein yields MPELITGPWDAVSADPAWLRSKPGIKWASAAPGVLPAWVAELDFAIPPAVRRGLADLAGVGDLGYPAWLEGAGTPLREAFRDRMAARHGWSPDPAQTREFTDLNQALQAVLHVATEPGDAVAMHVPGYPTFLRTLPKMGRRLIPVALDHGRDGWSFDAARLDDAVAASGARTLILVNPHNPTGRVLTPAELAAIADVAEARDLLVISDEIHADLAYAPAVHVPFASLSARTEARTVTMTSASKAFNIAGACCAVAHVGSARVRDGLDRLPPDLLGRIGSAGVIATLAAWRESDPWLTTVLTTLAANRGRLGAALPEGIGYHEPEATCLAWLDCRSLGLTDPAEFFLRNAGVDLISGSSFGAGGEGFVRLNFGTTPAVLAEICARMRQAVETLR; encoded by the coding sequence ATGCCCGAGTTGATAACAGGGCCCTGGGACGCCGTGAGTGCCGATCCGGCCTGGCTGCGGTCCAAGCCGGGGATCAAGTGGGCGAGCGCTGCTCCCGGCGTGCTGCCCGCGTGGGTGGCCGAGCTGGACTTCGCGATACCGCCCGCGGTCCGCCGGGGCCTGGCCGACCTCGCCGGCGTCGGCGATCTGGGCTATCCGGCCTGGCTGGAAGGCGCGGGCACGCCGCTGCGCGAAGCCTTCCGCGACCGGATGGCCGCACGCCACGGCTGGTCCCCGGATCCCGCGCAGACGCGGGAGTTCACCGACCTCAACCAGGCGCTCCAAGCCGTCCTGCACGTCGCGACCGAGCCGGGGGACGCCGTGGCGATGCACGTGCCCGGCTACCCGACCTTCCTCAGGACGCTGCCGAAGATGGGCCGCCGCCTCATACCGGTCGCGCTGGATCACGGCCGGGATGGCTGGAGCTTCGACGCGGCGCGGCTGGACGACGCGGTGGCCGCCTCCGGCGCGCGCACGCTCATCCTGGTCAATCCGCACAACCCCACCGGCAGGGTCCTGACTCCCGCCGAACTGGCGGCGATCGCCGACGTCGCCGAGGCCCGGGATCTGCTGGTGATCTCCGACGAGATCCACGCCGATCTGGCCTACGCGCCGGCGGTGCACGTCCCGTTCGCCTCGCTGTCCGCCCGGACCGAAGCCCGGACGGTCACCATGACCTCGGCCAGCAAGGCGTTCAACATCGCAGGGGCCTGTTGCGCCGTCGCCCACGTCGGCTCCGCGCGGGTCCGCGACGGCCTGGACCGCCTTCCGCCGGATCTGTTGGGCCGGATCGGCTCGGCCGGCGTCATCGCGACGCTCGCGGCGTGGCGGGAATCAGACCCCTGGCTGACCACGGTGCTGACGACCCTGGCGGCCAACCGCGGCCGACTCGGCGCGGCGCTTCCGGAGGGCATCGGCTACCACGAGCCGGAAGCGACCTGTCTGGCGTGGCTGGACTGCCGGTCTCTGGGCTTGACCGATCCGGCGGAGTTCTTCCTGCGCAACGCCGGGGTGGACCTCATCTCAGGGTCCTCCTTCGGTGCCGGCGGCGAGGGTTTCGTCCGGCTCAACTTCGGGACCACGCCGGCCGTCCTCGCCGAGATCTGCGCCCGCATGCGCCAGGCCGTCGAGACGCTGAGGTGA